One genomic segment of candidate division KSB1 bacterium includes these proteins:
- a CDS encoding TonB-dependent receptor, protein MGNHKLIFLILILAALLPLLAYGGTTGKIAGRVIDKETRQGLPGVNVIIEGTTLGAATDANGNFIILMVPPGIYTVRAMMIGYSNFRYENVKVSVDLTTKLEIELTTTILDVGEEVTVVAERPLIQMDLTSTSAVVGSETIARLPVDHFADVVNLQAGVVEGHFRGGRAGEVMYMIDGIPVNDAYSGTYAFQVENSAIAELEVISGTFNAEYGQAMSGVVNIVTKEGGKNYSGEFSTYLGDYLSDHKNIFWNIDKLNPTYNFEASLSGPVPGMKDKLSFYINGRWFDTDGYIYGKKVFVPSDQSDFSAPNSSDWKIMSQGQVYNYSKEIAQDLINKAKPVPMNPEKRVTGLMKLTYTFSPSDKLSYELLVQDQFYKNYDHRFRLNPDGDYKRFNNGFNNNLIWTHVLSQRTFFTVKTNYFLTKYKQYVYEDPFDPRYVSLRRLQDAGANAFLSGGMQMWNFRRSTNTLLSKFDITSQVTNSHQFKLGVEAKRHRLWLHEFEVITDGAERIPPPSAFNNNRYTHYPTEFSAYIQDKMEFTDLIVNAGVRFDYFNPDGEVPLDYSNPTASAKKRANASAQFSPRFGLAYPITSRGVIHVSYGHFFQTPNLDYLYVNPEFELFLLQSTVSPPPNSTLNTLGNASLKPQKTVIYEIGLQQQLSDQFALDVTAYRKDIRNLLGTEVLRLFTGGYYARYINRDYANVKGITVSLEKRQTAGITGVGASVDYTYQVAKGNASDPNDAYLNTLSGLETLKQMRPLDWDRQHQINATLTIGDPSSYNVSLIGRLATGFPYTSVWGTGAYIENNARRPLIYTFDMYLIKNFKLGRLSYSLFARIFNLFDRLNERDVFPDTGRAGYSLTPYHMGYLQPRGINSLEDYFIRPDFYSSPREVQVGLTVGF, encoded by the coding sequence ATGGGAAACCATAAATTGATCTTTCTAATCCTGATCCTCGCCGCTCTATTGCCGCTTCTCGCCTATGGTGGGACCACAGGTAAAATTGCGGGGCGGGTGATCGATAAGGAGACCCGCCAGGGCTTGCCTGGGGTGAACGTCATCATCGAGGGGACGACGCTGGGCGCTGCCACCGATGCCAATGGCAATTTCATCATCCTCATGGTGCCGCCAGGCATTTATACCGTTCGAGCGATGATGATCGGCTATAGCAATTTCCGCTATGAAAATGTCAAAGTCTCGGTCGATCTCACCACCAAATTGGAAATCGAGCTGACCACCACCATTCTGGATGTCGGCGAAGAGGTGACCGTCGTGGCTGAGCGGCCGCTCATTCAGATGGACCTGACGTCGACCTCGGCTGTCGTCGGCTCCGAAACGATCGCCAGGCTGCCCGTGGATCACTTCGCTGACGTGGTCAATCTGCAAGCGGGCGTGGTGGAAGGGCATTTTCGGGGTGGCCGTGCAGGCGAAGTAATGTACATGATCGACGGCATCCCCGTGAATGACGCCTATTCTGGCACCTATGCCTTTCAAGTGGAAAATAGCGCCATCGCCGAACTGGAAGTGATCAGCGGGACATTTAATGCCGAATATGGTCAAGCCATGTCGGGTGTGGTGAATATCGTCACCAAAGAGGGAGGGAAAAATTACTCGGGCGAATTTTCCACCTACCTGGGAGATTACCTCAGCGACCACAAAAACATTTTCTGGAACATTGACAAATTAAATCCTACCTACAATTTTGAAGCGAGCCTTAGTGGACCTGTTCCTGGCATGAAAGACAAATTATCGTTTTATATCAATGGCCGCTGGTTCGATACCGACGGCTATATTTATGGCAAAAAAGTGTTTGTCCCATCGGATCAATCCGATTTTTCGGCGCCAAATTCATCTGATTGGAAAATTATGTCCCAAGGGCAGGTTTACAATTACTCCAAGGAAATTGCCCAGGATTTGATCAACAAAGCGAAACCTGTGCCCATGAATCCCGAAAAACGAGTCACGGGATTAATGAAATTGACTTATACTTTCTCGCCATCTGATAAACTGAGCTACGAACTGCTGGTTCAAGATCAATTTTATAAAAACTACGACCATCGCTTCCGACTGAATCCTGATGGCGATTACAAACGCTTTAATAACGGGTTCAATAACAATCTGATCTGGACCCATGTGCTGAGCCAGCGGACCTTTTTCACAGTGAAAACGAACTACTTTCTGACAAAATACAAACAGTACGTCTATGAAGATCCATTCGATCCTCGCTACGTGTCGCTGCGAAGGTTGCAAGATGCTGGCGCTAATGCCTTCCTGAGCGGCGGAATGCAGATGTGGAATTTTCGAAGAAGCACCAATACGTTATTGAGCAAATTCGATATCACCAGCCAGGTGACCAATAGCCATCAATTCAAATTGGGAGTGGAAGCGAAACGGCATCGACTCTGGTTGCACGAATTTGAGGTGATTACCGATGGCGCCGAGCGAATTCCCCCGCCATCAGCTTTTAACAATAATCGGTACACACATTATCCCACTGAATTCTCCGCCTATATCCAGGACAAGATGGAATTCACGGATCTGATTGTCAATGCTGGAGTGCGATTCGATTATTTCAATCCTGATGGCGAAGTGCCGCTGGATTATTCCAATCCCACTGCCTCAGCGAAAAAGCGAGCGAATGCTTCGGCGCAATTCAGCCCCCGCTTCGGCTTGGCGTACCCCATCACCAGCCGTGGCGTAATCCACGTGTCGTATGGCCATTTCTTCCAGACGCCGAACCTGGATTATCTTTACGTGAATCCCGAGTTCGAGCTATTTCTGCTGCAAAGCACAGTTTCGCCGCCGCCTAATAGCACGTTGAACACGCTGGGCAATGCCTCGCTCAAACCGCAGAAGACCGTAATTTACGAAATTGGACTGCAGCAGCAGCTCTCAGACCAGTTTGCCCTGGATGTCACGGCCTATCGAAAAGATATCCGCAATCTCCTGGGCACAGAGGTGCTGCGATTGTTCACTGGTGGCTATTACGCTCGTTATATCAATCGGGACTATGCCAATGTGAAAGGCATCACTGTCTCGCTCGAAAAACGGCAGACCGCTGGCATCACGGGTGTGGGCGCTTCGGTGGATTATACCTACCAGGTCGCCAAAGGCAATGCCTCGGATCCCAACGATGCTTATTTGAACACGCTGTCGGGATTGGAGACATTGAAACAGATGCGACCGCTGGATTGGGATCGACAGCATCAGATCAACGCCACGCTCACCATCGGCGATCCGAGCAGCTACAATGTGAGTCTGATTGGCCGATTGGCTACGGGATTCCCATACACTTCCGTCTGGGGGACTGGTGCTTACATCGAAAATAATGCCCGACGGCCATTGATCTATACCTTCGATATGTATCTTATCAAAAATTTCAAACTCGGGCGTTTGAGCTATTCGCTGTTTGCCCGAATTTTCAATCTATTCGATCGGCTGAACGAGCGGGATGTATTTCCCGATACGGGTCGGGCAGGCTACTCTCTTACGCCATATCACATGGGCTATCTGCAGCCTCGTGGCATCAATTCCCTGGAAGACTATTTCATCAGGCCCGATTTCTATTCCAGCCCCAGGGAGGTTCAAGTTGGGCTGACAGTGGGCTTTTAA
- a CDS encoding T9SS type A sorting domain-containing protein — protein sequence MKSWLRSFILMTFLMATLGMTYVIAQTNLLPNGDLEIQEPNFWTKLNEGAGGSTLTWDLANGHNSSRSLKVVKTAAADNVVGWKSANNANLYWNSAKANLTYAISFWAKTQGVNTNPASDDERIGALFSFFSGGALLGEAFLEVDQSTANTDWTEYTGALVLPPGNNPDEMYITLQFGKKATGTVWFDDVGCGSDPWTMWPFNSDMEVPLGWMEWHAGPTEGYSNTVKGEAHSGEWSALLHEWDNNSDEMVFYSEPVPAEPNTWYKISVWAKWDSVNTDPKFVASNVMPDRLDDRLGMCFFFHKGNIQQSWDLTGGDQFYYFDQREAAGDWRLYTVIAKSPDDATGVSCRARFTSYPVGKVWYDDFAIEPIEALPTGIFEPSNYIRAEIPNEFELGQNYPNPFNPETTIKYAVPRTGHIQIEVYNILGKKVRTLFEGTQAAGNYEIRWDARDDNGSALSSGVYLITLRSGNFVTAKRVTLLK from the coding sequence ATGAAATCGTGGTTACGGAGCTTCATTTTAATGACATTCCTGATGGCGACTTTAGGAATGACCTATGTGATTGCTCAAACCAATTTGTTACCCAACGGTGATTTGGAAATTCAAGAGCCCAATTTCTGGACCAAGTTGAACGAAGGGGCAGGCGGTAGCACGTTGACCTGGGATTTAGCCAATGGCCACAACAGCAGTCGTTCGTTGAAAGTCGTCAAGACTGCGGCGGCCGACAATGTGGTGGGTTGGAAGAGCGCCAACAATGCCAATTTGTACTGGAACAGCGCCAAGGCCAATCTCACCTATGCCATCAGTTTCTGGGCCAAGACCCAGGGCGTGAACACCAACCCTGCTTCGGATGATGAGCGCATTGGGGCATTGTTCTCATTTTTCAGTGGTGGAGCGCTGTTGGGCGAGGCGTTTTTAGAGGTCGATCAGAGCACGGCCAACACCGATTGGACCGAATACACGGGCGCATTGGTTCTGCCGCCAGGCAATAATCCTGATGAGATGTACATCACGCTGCAATTTGGCAAGAAGGCCACAGGGACGGTCTGGTTCGACGATGTGGGCTGCGGTTCTGATCCCTGGACCATGTGGCCGTTCAACAGCGACATGGAAGTGCCTTTGGGCTGGATGGAGTGGCACGCTGGTCCGACAGAAGGTTATTCCAACACGGTCAAAGGCGAGGCTCACAGTGGCGAATGGTCGGCCTTGCTGCACGAGTGGGACAACAATTCCGATGAGATGGTATTCTATTCGGAGCCAGTGCCTGCTGAGCCCAACACCTGGTACAAGATCAGCGTTTGGGCCAAATGGGACAGCGTCAATACCGATCCCAAGTTTGTGGCGTCCAATGTCATGCCCGATCGGCTGGATGATCGACTGGGCATGTGCTTCTTCTTCCACAAGGGCAATATCCAGCAGAGCTGGGATTTGACGGGTGGCGATCAGTTCTACTATTTTGATCAGCGAGAGGCGGCGGGCGATTGGCGGCTGTACACGGTCATCGCCAAATCTCCCGATGATGCCACAGGCGTCTCTTGTCGAGCTCGATTCACTTCCTACCCTGTGGGCAAAGTCTGGTATGATGATTTCGCCATCGAGCCGATCGAAGCGTTGCCGACTGGCATTTTCGAGCCTAGCAATTACATCCGAGCGGAAATTCCAAATGAATTTGAGCTGGGTCAAAATTATCCCAACCCGTTCAATCCTGAAACCACCATTAAATATGCAGTACCAAGAACGGGCCACATCCAGATCGAAGTTTACAACATCCTGGGCAAAAAGGTCCGAACTTTGTTCGAAGGTACCCAGGCAGCGGGCAATTATGAGATTCGCTGGGATGCTCGGGATGATAATGGCTCTGCTCTATCGTCGGGTGTTTATTTGATTACCTTGAGAAGCGGCAATTTTGTCACTGCCAAGCGAGTGACCTTGTTGAAATAA
- a CDS encoding LacI family transcriptional regulator, with product MNPTIKDVAQRAGVSLSTVSLVLNRKKNVSEETAKRVQQAIKELDYHPQRSAQGLASKKSGNIGFILTSDHFSRAEPFYTKIFLGSEFEARKHNYYILLTTVEQDFHRKCIPRFLLERNVDGVILAGRVPDGLISYVEQMDLPLIFIDYFPANGNYPAVLIDNTFGAKQAVKHLIDKGHRQIAFIGGDISHPSIQDRFLGYKQALEEASIPFNENLAVVDEDYPGDKNGYSAMCKLRKRKASFTAVFAANDAMAFGCMKCLKEKGIRVPDQVALVGFDDVDVSWQMDPQLTTIRVNKEDMGALAVKNLVDLISSHKKSLGKILVPVELVVRNSS from the coding sequence ATGAATCCAACCATCAAAGATGTGGCCCAAAGAGCGGGGGTGTCGCTCTCGACGGTTTCGCTGGTGCTGAATCGCAAAAAGAACGTCTCAGAAGAGACCGCCAAAAGGGTTCAGCAAGCGATCAAGGAACTCGACTATCACCCGCAACGATCGGCACAGGGCCTGGCTTCTAAAAAAAGCGGCAACATCGGCTTCATTCTCACCAGCGATCATTTCTCCCGTGCCGAACCTTTCTATACCAAGATCTTCTTAGGCTCCGAATTCGAAGCTCGCAAACATAATTATTACATTCTGCTCACCACGGTTGAACAGGATTTTCATCGAAAATGCATCCCCCGATTTCTTCTGGAACGAAATGTTGATGGCGTGATTTTAGCAGGCAGAGTCCCCGACGGATTGATTTCCTATGTCGAGCAAATGGACTTGCCGCTGATCTTTATCGATTATTTTCCAGCCAATGGCAACTATCCAGCGGTTTTGATCGACAACACCTTCGGCGCCAAGCAGGCAGTGAAACATCTGATCGACAAAGGGCATCGGCAAATTGCTTTTATCGGCGGCGACATCTCGCATCCTAGCATTCAAGATAGATTTTTAGGCTACAAGCAAGCCCTTGAAGAAGCCAGTATTCCGTTCAACGAAAATTTGGCCGTGGTTGACGAAGACTATCCAGGCGATAAAAACGGCTATAGCGCCATGTGCAAGCTGCGAAAGCGGAAGGCGTCTTTTACCGCTGTTTTTGCAGCGAACGACGCTATGGCATTCGGCTGCATGAAATGTCTAAAAGAAAAAGGCATTAGAGTGCCAGATCAGGTCGCTCTAGTCGGATTTGACGATGTGGATGTCTCTTGGCAAATGGACCCGCAATTGACGACGATCAGGGTGAATAAAGAGGACATGGGCGCTCTGGCGGTTAAAAATTTGGTCGATCTGATCTCATCTCACAAAAAAAGCCTGGGAAAAATTCTGGTGCCTGTGGAACTGGTCGTCAGAAATTCAAGCTGA
- a CDS encoding GNAT family N-acetyltransferase — protein sequence MPIYVEPYHPSFAEEWDNFVWAANNGTIFHTRRFLSYHPPDRFEDHSLIFKKEKRVVALFPATVRYEQHRRILTSHRGASYGGLVSKFDVGIKDTFEIVEALIRYAQDHQFQGVEMTPPPIIYYHRPSHYVDFALVKNGFGYRKREISSVIPLTFGENEVLYTFSPESRRAVRRGVKLGVVVRECEEYETFYQILKRNLKMRHNVTPTHTLDELLLLKKIFPERIRLFGAFVEQQMVAGVVMFITNQRVVLAFYISHNEDMQQYRGVNCLFFEIIKWAIREKYGYLDFGIFTVNMDPNWGLGRFKESFGAQGIFRDTLLKYFD from the coding sequence ATGCCGATTTACGTTGAACCTTATCACCCCTCCTTTGCCGAGGAGTGGGACAATTTCGTCTGGGCCGCCAATAACGGCACCATCTTTCACACCCGTCGCTTTCTGAGCTATCATCCGCCCGACCGTTTTGAAGATCATTCGCTGATTTTCAAAAAGGAGAAGCGGGTGGTGGCACTATTTCCTGCGACGGTGCGCTATGAACAGCATCGCCGTATCCTCACGTCCCATCGAGGTGCCTCCTACGGCGGACTGGTCTCCAAATTTGATGTGGGGATCAAAGACACGTTCGAGATCGTCGAGGCATTGATCCGCTATGCTCAGGACCACCAATTCCAAGGCGTGGAGATGACGCCGCCGCCGATCATCTATTACCATCGCCCCAGCCATTACGTGGATTTTGCGCTGGTCAAAAACGGCTTCGGCTATCGCAAGCGGGAGATCTCCAGCGTTATCCCTCTCACCTTCGGCGAAAATGAGGTGCTGTACACCTTCTCCCCAGAATCCCGACGGGCGGTCAGGCGTGGGGTGAAATTGGGCGTGGTGGTGAGAGAATGTGAAGAGTATGAGACCTTTTATCAAATTTTAAAACGCAACCTGAAAATGCGCCATAACGTCACGCCCACGCACACGTTGGATGAGCTATTGCTGCTGAAGAAGATTTTCCCAGAGCGCATCCGATTGTTCGGCGCCTTCGTGGAGCAGCAGATGGTGGCGGGCGTGGTCATGTTCATCACCAATCAGCGGGTGGTGTTGGCATTTTACATCAGCCACAACGAAGACATGCAGCAATACCGTGGCGTCAATTGCCTGTTTTTCGAGATCATCAAATGGGCGATTCGAGAAAAGTATGGCTATCTCGATTTCGGGATTTTTACCGTGAATATGGATCCCAACTGGGGCCTGGGCCGCTTCAAAGAGAGCTTCGGAGCCCAAGGGATCTTTCGGGATACGCTGCTGAAGTATTTTGATTAG
- the argF gene encoding ornithine carbamoyltransferase yields MTKHFLSIAELTKDEIFEIFDLTKELKEKTKRGEPHHLLKGKTLAMVFAKPSARTRISFEVGMFQLGGHALYLGPNDIGVGTREAVKDVARVLSRYNDGIMARLFGHQDIVELAQYATVPVINGLTDLLHPCQIMADAFTILEHRKTLDNLKVAFIGDGNNVANSWINFASRVPMKLALAVPEGYDPNPQILANARKTGISEITIHRNPHEAVKNADVVYTDVWASMGQEAEAEQRKKIFRPFQVNEQLMKSARPDTYFMHCLPAHRNEEVTDGVIESPNSIVFDEAENRMHVQKAIMVKLMK; encoded by the coding sequence GTGACCAAACATTTTCTTTCCATTGCAGAATTGACCAAAGATGAGATTTTTGAGATTTTCGATCTGACCAAAGAGTTAAAAGAGAAGACCAAACGGGGCGAACCGCATCATCTGTTGAAAGGCAAGACGCTGGCCATGGTCTTTGCCAAGCCTTCAGCACGGACACGAATTTCGTTCGAAGTGGGCATGTTTCAATTGGGCGGACATGCACTCTATTTGGGTCCGAATGATATCGGCGTTGGCACCCGAGAGGCAGTGAAGGATGTCGCCCGTGTTTTATCTCGCTACAACGATGGCATTATGGCACGGCTATTCGGCCATCAGGATATCGTTGAACTGGCGCAATACGCCACTGTCCCTGTGATCAACGGGCTGACCGATCTCTTGCATCCGTGCCAGATCATGGCCGATGCCTTTACCATTTTAGAACATCGGAAGACGCTGGATAATTTGAAAGTCGCCTTTATCGGCGATGGCAATAATGTGGCGAATTCATGGATCAATTTTGCCTCTCGAGTGCCCATGAAGTTGGCGCTGGCGGTGCCAGAAGGGTACGATCCTAACCCACAAATTTTAGCCAATGCCCGAAAAACTGGCATCAGCGAGATCACCATCCATCGGAATCCGCATGAAGCGGTAAAAAATGCCGATGTGGTGTATACTGACGTTTGGGCTAGCATGGGCCAGGAGGCCGAGGCAGAGCAACGGAAAAAGATCTTTCGGCCGTTCCAGGTTAATGAGCAATTGATGAAATCCGCCCGACCTGACACGTACTTTATGCACTGTCTGCCCGCTCATCGCAACGAAGAGGTCACCGATGGCGTGATCGAAAGCCCGAATTCGATCGTCTTCGATGAGGCAGAAAATCGCATGCATGTGCAAAAGGCGATCATGGTGAAATTGATGAAATAG
- the hslU gene encoding ATP-dependent protease ATPase subunit HslU, with product MDNQDHELTPKQIVQELDKYIIGQDRAKKSVAIALRNRWRRLQVEDELREEIMPNNIILIGPTGVGKTEIARRLARLANAPFVKVEASKFTEVGYVGRDVESIIRDLVDLAVSMVRSEKTAEVEEKAEQLAEERLLDILLPPISKGEDKNQLDESDELKAKWNRTREKLRQQLRAGQLDERTIEMEVQTENFPMMQIISPMGVEEMGLNIQDLLGPMFPKRIKKRRMKIPDAMRYLAQEEAQKLIDMEEVIREAIHRVENSGIVFLDEIDKIAGEDSGHGPDVSREGVQRDLLPVVEGTNVLTKYGMVKSDHILFIASGAFHVSKPSDLIPELQGRFPIRVELDSLTTEDFVRILTEPENALIKQYTAMLSTEGVKLEFTEEAIWEIAKIATEVNERAENIGARRLHTILTTLLEDILFEVPDTKIKKITITDKKVREKLKDIVEDEDLSRYIL from the coding sequence ATGGATAACCAAGATCATGAATTAACACCCAAGCAAATTGTTCAGGAATTGGATAAATATATTATCGGCCAGGATCGCGCGAAGAAATCGGTGGCGATCGCCCTGAGAAATCGCTGGCGTCGCCTTCAAGTAGAAGACGAGCTCCGCGAGGAGATCATGCCCAATAATATCATTCTCATTGGCCCAACTGGGGTAGGAAAAACCGAGATAGCTCGCCGGCTAGCCCGTTTGGCCAATGCACCTTTCGTAAAAGTTGAGGCCTCAAAATTCACAGAGGTCGGTTATGTTGGCCGAGACGTTGAATCCATTATCCGCGATCTAGTGGATTTGGCGGTATCTATGGTCCGAAGTGAAAAGACTGCCGAGGTCGAAGAAAAGGCAGAACAGTTGGCTGAGGAACGGTTGCTCGACATTCTGCTCCCCCCTATCTCGAAGGGCGAGGACAAAAATCAGCTTGATGAATCCGATGAGCTGAAAGCCAAGTGGAATCGCACCCGCGAGAAATTGAGACAACAGCTCCGCGCCGGCCAATTGGATGAACGAACCATAGAGATGGAGGTGCAGACAGAGAATTTCCCGATGATGCAAATCATTTCTCCAATGGGCGTTGAAGAAATGGGACTGAATATTCAGGACCTTCTTGGCCCGATGTTCCCTAAGCGGATCAAAAAACGCCGAATGAAAATTCCCGACGCCATGCGCTACCTGGCTCAAGAGGAAGCACAGAAACTGATCGATATGGAAGAGGTCATCCGAGAAGCGATCCACAGGGTGGAAAATTCTGGTATCGTTTTTCTGGATGAAATCGACAAAATTGCTGGGGAAGATTCGGGACATGGTCCTGATGTTTCGCGAGAGGGGGTTCAGCGTGACCTCCTCCCAGTCGTTGAAGGCACCAATGTCCTAACCAAATACGGCATGGTAAAATCCGATCACATTCTATTTATCGCTTCCGGTGCGTTTCACGTTTCCAAGCCATCGGACCTGATCCCAGAGCTTCAAGGCCGATTCCCAATCCGCGTGGAACTAGATAGCCTCACCACCGAGGACTTTGTTCGGATCCTCACCGAGCCCGAAAATGCTCTCATCAAACAATACACAGCCATGCTGAGCACCGAAGGGGTCAAGTTAGAATTCACTGAAGAAGCGATCTGGGAGATCGCTAAAATCGCCACAGAAGTGAATGAACGGGCTGAAAATATTGGCGCACGCCGTCTCCATACGATTCTCACCACCCTATTGGAGGATATTTTGTTTGAGGTCCCAGATACAAAAATTAAAAAAATCACAATCACCGACAAAAAAGTGCGCGAGAAACTAAAAGACATCGTTGAGGATGAGGATCTGAGTCGTTATATTTTGTGA
- the hslV gene encoding ATP-dependent protease subunit HslV → MKTRSTTILGIRHKGKAAMAGDGQVTFGDTILKTSARKIRKMYDDTILVGFAGAAADALTLFDKFDAKLEQYKGNLPRAVVELAKEWRTDRYLRRLEAQLAVMDKNHSFLVSGTGDVIEPDDSILALGSGGPYALAAARALIKHTKLSAREIVQEAMQIAGSICIYTNTNIVIEEL, encoded by the coding sequence ATGAAAACACGATCGACAACGATTCTTGGGATCCGCCACAAAGGCAAAGCGGCCATGGCTGGCGATGGCCAGGTGACCTTCGGGGACACGATTTTGAAAACTAGCGCTCGAAAAATCCGCAAGATGTACGACGATACGATTTTGGTCGGTTTTGCTGGTGCAGCTGCCGATGCGCTAACTCTGTTCGATAAGTTCGATGCTAAGTTGGAACAATACAAAGGCAACCTGCCCCGGGCTGTCGTTGAGCTGGCCAAAGAGTGGCGTACCGATCGGTATTTGCGCCGGCTGGAAGCTCAATTAGCGGTAATGGATAAGAATCATAGCTTCTTGGTCTCTGGAACTGGGGATGTGATCGAACCAGACGACAGTATTTTGGCTTTAGGTTCTGGAGGGCCGTATGCGCTGGCAGCCGCTCGTGCCCTTATCAAACACACCAAACTCAGTGCTAGGGAAATTGTCCAAGAAGCGATGCAAATTGCGGGCTCTATTTGTATCTATACCAACACCAATATCGTCATTGAAGAACTATAA